A window of Ananas comosus cultivar F153 linkage group 4, ASM154086v1, whole genome shotgun sequence contains these coding sequences:
- the LOC109709545 gene encoding SNF1-related protein kinase regulatory subunit beta-1-like — MGNASGREEAEENGGGGGGGGGGGGGGYYDGDDDDGDDPGVMGSSRADPRLPDPLRRPPSPGSSEISPPESPGRSRSPLMFAPQIPVPPLEKAADILNQPWMLDESNGTLDDPPEKEFPALIVWTFGGKNISVEGSWDNWSTRRPLQKLGRDHSVLLSLPSGIFRYRFIVDGERRYIPDLPSEIDEMGQTFNLLDHHDYVPESVESVSGFELPPSPDSSYSWLAPDQDYAKEPPDLPAQVPLTILRMQDSDEVSSLMPPHVVLNHLFIEKGSGPQPLVALGLTHRFHSKYVTLVVYKPVYRDSNREA, encoded by the exons ATGGGGAACGCGAGTGggagggaggaggcggaggagaacggaggtggcggcggcggcggcggcggcggcggaggaggaggatactacgacggcgacgacgacgatggaGACGACCCCGGGGTGATGGGATCGTCGCGCGCCGACCCGCGCCTCCCCGACCCCCTGCGCCGTCCCCCCTCGCCGGGATCGTCCGAGATCTCCCCGCCGGAGAGCCCCGGGCGCTCGCGTTCTCCCCTCATGTTCGCTCCACAG ATTCCTGTACCTCCCTTGGAAAAAGCTGCTGATATTTTGAACCAACCATGGATGCTGGACGAATCGAATGGTACTTTGGATGATCCCCCTGAAAAGGAATTTCCGGCTTTAATAGTATGGACCTTTGGAGGAAAAAATATTTCTGTTGAGGGATCATGGGACAACTGGTCAACAAG GAGGCCTCTACAGAAGTTAGGCAGGGATCATTCTGTTTTGTTGTCCCTGCCCTCTGGGATCTTCCGTTACAGGTTCATTGTAGATGGAGAAAGGAGATACATCCCTGATCTTCCTTCCGAAATTGATGAGATGGGGCAAACTTTTAATCTTCTTGACCATCAT GATTATGTTCCAGAAAGTGTAGAAAGTGTTTCCGGTTTCGAGTTGCCACCATCCCCAGATTCGAGTTACAGTTGGCTGGCGCCTGATCAAGACTACGCAAAGGAGCCGCCAGACCTTCCGGCCCAGGTGCCTCTTACCATCCTCAGGATGCAAGACTCTGATGAGGTCTCGTCCCTGATGCCCCCGCACGTTGTTCTAAACCACCTCTTCATAGAGAAAGGGTCAGGCCCGCAACCGCTTGTGGCCCTTGGCCTGACCCACCGGTTCCACTCCAAGTACGTCACTCTTGTCGTGTACAAGCCTGTGTACAGAGATAGCAACAGGGAAGCGTGA
- the LOC109709183 gene encoding calmodulin-7 has protein sequence MADQLTDDQISEFKEAFSLFDKDGDGCITTKELGTVMRSLGQNPTEAELQDMINEVDADGNGTIDFPEFLNLMARKMKDTDSEEELKEAFRVFDKDQNGFISAAELRHVMTNLGEKLTDEEVDEMIREADVDGDGQINYEEFVKVMMAK, from the exons ATGGCGGATCAGCTCACCGACGACCAGATCTCCGAGTTCAAGGAGGCCTTCAGCTTGTTCGACAAGGACGGAGACG GATGCATCACAACTAAGGAGCTGGGGACAGTGATGCGCTCGTTGGGCCAGAACCCAACCGAGGCGGAGCTGCAGGACATGATCAACGAGGTGGATGCAGATGGCAACGGGACCATCGACTTCCCTGAGTTCCTTAACCTGATGGCCCGCAAGATGAAGGACACGGACTCCGAAGAGGAGCTCAAGGAGGCCTTCAGGGTCTTTGACAAGGACCAGAACGGCTTCATCTCCGCCGCGGAGCTCCGCCATGTCATGACCAACCTAGGCGAGAAGCTCACCGACGAGGAGGTCGACGAGATGATCCGTGAGGCTGACGTCGATGGCGACGGCCAGATCAACTATGAGGAGTTCGTCAAGGTCATGATGGCTAAATGA
- the LOC109709103 gene encoding putative disease resistance RPP13-like protein 1, translated as MFLGSLCKQSFLQVVGLLISASVSNFAVIPIVGMGGLGKTTLAQLVYNDPRVRPHFNRRAWVSVSENVDILRVTKAIIESMTNQPCALTELSALQEALRKETEEKCVLLVLDDMWNANRNLWECFRVPLIGAEYVRILITSRNSSVTKNIQTMPPYHLDYLPKDKSIRLFQQHAFGRHDPNAHPNLLEIGRKIVKKCGGLPLVLKTLGGLLRYEVDEEKWIDTLESDLWELDEGRSSILPALKLSYSHLPKHLKPCFLYFSAFPKGHEFQKDTIVRMWIAHNYIHPKANKSLEEIGGEYFDELQGRFLLDSFRKYGRDTYRVHDMLHDLAKSVSGNEMLFYISNIVQHLYGSENQMSLNFLSAENPPRAVRSLLNYSLDTDLTDSQIIFSKLAYLRVLELNLHALSELPDSIGGLKHLRYLSVIGRKLQKLPELVCLLYNLQTLDLQHCSSLVELPEAIGNLINLRYIRLHSTKIEKLPETVFLLSSLRFLDLNSCYRLKELPGCIKQLTSLCSLDISHTKIRPIPHGLGMLTNLRKLEASLKGKSDDRHGGLGELKNLVKLGGTLCISGLENVVDLEHVKRINLESKRNLRNLKLKWTRPVTEHQEVDKNGNDKEEGQLHLEVSSNDFEEANNSNIEEVLDKLRPHRNISKLTIDGYTGTKFPCWMGDPFALSQLTTLFLTHCYSRETNFLPPLGRLPSLTSLSVTGVGVEKLGDEFCGNSVAFPSLEKLEFKHMPKWEEWVGVLSGDFPRLKQLSIKYCPKLWKLLSFPALCSFYIYECESLKSLSLCQEQGSHPALQILSIKGCQQLTSLLGLDNLRKIEKLEISDCGIHELELSLHSKLQYVHIARCWRLASVSGLHTLTSVTSLRLACCPQLHLSCDEKLCSVPTPVEVVDCPRLVKWCHKNKCDYVQKISALRGLTLSDDKEMPSALAAHNLPSVEYLCIKNSEQSPSASQSYQFYRGFIGFFPNDPNVPMLERLELSNCREVVSIAGLNSLNSLQHLLIQDCPELLSLPDEWLPSALDSFVVRSCDKLTSLPPLSGNLQAFQELQIVNCPKLTRVTGLQNIRSLSILIALRCQQLRISPDERLGSVPQNVLIKDCPMMMEWCLRYSIPYAR; from the exons ATGTTCTTGGGTTCACTATGTAAGCAATCTTTCTTACAGGTAGTAGGACTGCTGATCTCTGCAAGTGTTTCCAATTTCGCCGTCATTCCGATCGTCGGCATGGGTGGGCTGGGGAAGACCACTCTGGCTCAGCTAGTCTACAACGATCCGAGAGTGCGCCCACATTTTAATCGAAGGGCCTGGGTGTCGGTATCCGAGAATGTCGACATTCTGCGGGTGACAAAAGCAATCATCGAGTCTATGACTAACCAACCTTGTGCTCTTACCGAACTCAGTGCGCTGCAGGAAGCACTCAGAAAGGAAACTGAAGAGAAGTGCGTGTTACTTGTGCTGGACGACATGTGGAATGCGAATCGAAATCTGTGGGAATGTTTCCGAGTTCCCCTCATCGGCGCAGAATATGTGAGAATTTTGATCACCAGCAGAAACAGTTCAGTTACTAAGAACATTCAGACTATGCCGCCGTACCATCTCGACTACCTGCCCAAAGACAAGTCCATTAGGTTGTTCCAGCAGCATGCTTTTGGCAGACACGACCCGAACGCGCATCCGAACTTGCTTGAGATCGGCCGCAAGATTGTCAAGAAGTGCGGTGGATTGCCTCTAGTCCTGAAGACATTAGGAGGCCTTCTTCGGTACGAAGTTGATGAAGAAAAATGGATAGATACACTCGAAAGCGACTTGTGGGAGTTGGATGAGGGAAGAAGCAGCATCCTGCCAGCTCTGAAATTGAGCTACAGCCACTTGCCAAAACATCTTAAGCCGTGCTTCTTGTACTTTTCCGCGTTCCCTAAAGGCCACGAGTTCCAGAAAGACACGATCGTTCGAATGTGGATCGCACACAATTACATCCACCCAAAGGCGAACAAGAGTTTGGAAGAAATAGGCGGAGAGTATTTCGACGAGCTGCAAGGGAGATTTTTGTTAGATTCCTTCCGCAAGTACGGCAGAGACACGTACAGAGTGCATGACATGCTCCACGATCTTGCAAAATCAGTTTCCGGGAATGAGATGCTCTTCTACATCTCGAACATAGTTCAGCATCTATACGGCAGCGAGAATCAAATGTCACTCAATTTTCTCTCCGCTGAGAACCCCCCTAGAGCCGTGCGCTCGCTACTAAACTATAGCTTAGACACTGATCTGACTGATtctcaaattatattttcaaagTTGGCGTACTTACGGGTGCTTGAATTGAATCTGCATGCATTGAGCGAGTTACCAGATTCAATTGGCGGCCTAAAACACTTGCGCTACCTTTCTGTCATCGGGCGTAAACTGCAGAAGCTACCTGAATTAGTATGCCTTCTTTACAACTTGCAAACGCTCGATCTGCAGCATTGTTCTTCTCTGGTGGAATTACCTGAAGCAATCGGGAACCTTATCAACCTCCGGTACATTCGACTTCACAGCACGAAAATTGAGAAGTTGCCCGAAACAGTATTTCTGCTTTCCAGCTTGCGGTTTCTTGATCTGAACTCTTGTTACAGACTTAAAGAACTGCCCGGCTGCATAAAACAGCTTACCAGCCTGTGCTCTCTTGACATCTCTCACACTAAGATTCGCCCCATACCACATGGGCTTGGAATGTTGACTAATCTCCGAAAATTGGAGGCGTCTCTCAAAGGTAAAAGCGATGATAGACACGGAGGATTGGGTGAGTTGAAGAACTTGGTGAAACTCGGAGGAACATTATGCATCTCAGGGCTTGAAAATGTGGTTGATCTAGAGCACGTAAAGAGGATCAATCTTGAAAGCAAAAGAAATTTGAGGAACTTGAAATTGAAGTGGACAAGGCCTGTTACTGAGCATCAAGAAGTTGACAAGAATGGGAATGATAAAGAGGAAGGGCAACTTCATTTGGAAGTGAGTTCGAACGACTTCGAAGAAGCGAATAACAGCAACATAGAAGAAGTACTCGATAAGCTCCGGCCTCATAGAAACATTTCCAAATTGACTATAGATGGATACACTGGTACTAAATTCCCTTGCTGGATGGGCGATCCTTTTGCGCTGTCACAGCTCACCACCCTCTTCCTAACTCATTGCTACAGCAGAGAGACCAATTTCCTTCCACCGTTGGGTCGGCTTCCGTCTCTTACATCTCTCTCTGTGACTGGCGTAGGTGTAGAGAAACTCGGTGATGAGTTTTGCGGAAATAGCGTTGCATTTCCATCGCTCGAGAAGCTCGAATTCAAACATATGCCGAAGTGGGAGGAGTGGGTTGGAGTGCTTAGCGGAGACTTCCCTCGACTTAAGCAGCTCTCGATAAAGTACTGCCCAAAGCTATGGAAACTCCTGTCGTTCCCCGCCCTTTGTTCTTTCTATATCTACGAATGCGAGAGCCTGAAGTCTCTTTCTTTGTGTCAAGAGCAAGGAAGCCATCCTGCTCTTCAGATATTGAGTATCAAGGGTTGTCAGCAGCTAACATCATTGCTGGGGCTGGACAATCTCCGCAAGATCGAGAAACTGGAGATAAGTGATTGCGGGATTCATGAGCTTGAGCTGTCCCTGCACTCTAAGCTCCAATATGTGCACATCGCTCGCTGCTGGAGGCTCGCTTCAGTAAGCGGCCTGCACACGCTCACTTCCGTCACGAGCTTGCGTTTAGCGTGCTGTCCTCAGCTCCATCTGTCGTGTGACGAAAAGCTCTGCTCCGTGCCTACTCCCGTGGAAGTTGTTGATTGTCCCAGGCTCGTAAAATGGTGTCACAAAAATAAATGCGACTACGTTCAG AAAATATCCGCACTCCGAGGACTAACTCTGTCCGACGACAAAGAGATGCCGTCTGCCCTCGCGGCCCACAACCTCCCCTCCGTCGAATATCTATGCATAAAGAACTCCGAGCAGTCGCCGTCCGCATCTCAATCCTACCAATTCTACCGCGGGTTCATTGGTTTCTTCCCTAACGATCCGAACGTCCCGATGCTGGAGAGGCTGGAACTGTCAAATTGCAGAGAAGTTGTTTCGATCGCCGGGCTCAACAGTCTCAATTCGCTGCAGCACTTGCTCATACAGGATTGCCCGGAGCTGCTTTCCTTGCCAGATGAGTGGCTTCCTTCTGCGCTCGACTCTTTCGTGGTCAGAAGCTGCGACAAGCTAACTTCTCTGCCGCCGCTGAGCGGAAACCTGCAGGCTTTCCAGGAACTGCAGATTGTGAACTGTCCAAAGCTCACTAGGGTGACCGGGCTGCAGAACATTCGATCGCTGAGCATCTTGATCGCACTCCGGTGTCAGCAGTTGCGCATTTCGCCTGACGAAAGGCTCGGATCCGTTCCGCAGAATGTACTAATCAAGGATTGCCCGATGATGATGGAGTGGTGCCTAAGATATTCAATCCCCTATGCCAGG TGA